CCATCTTCACTCCACTTTCTCAAATATCCGTTTTTCTTCTCATCTTTATACGTTACAGCAAATTTTACTTTTCCGGATTCGTAAAAAACTGTATCACCGCCGTTTTTTAATCCATTTTCATAATACTGAACTTCCATGATCTCACCATTATTATAATATAAAGTAGTTTTACCTACCTGCATTCCATTTTCAAAATATCTTTCTCCCTTCGGACTTCCGTCCGGATAAAAATCTTTCATCAACCCATCTATCTGTCCATTTTTTCGCTGATAGGTTCGGGATATCTGACCGGTGCCATAATTCTCTACTACTTCCTCAATCTCCTTCACAGATGATGTATCCGAATTCTTTTCCTTACAGGAAACGACCAAGCCTAAAAATATCATATAGTATAAAAATGAAATCTTCATACATTAAATTTTATTCTTTCAATAAAAAAGGCCATCGTATCATGGCCTTTTGTTTATTATTTTGGATAAATAATTATTTTTTCCAACTTAAGTTATTCACTTTTCTACCTATCTCTTTTCCATATCGAACGCCTTCTTCAGAATCCATACGATAATGAACTCCTAATGGAATTCTGGACCAACCATTTTCGTTTGCCATTTCCTCAAAGCTACTGAATGGTCGGGGCACACCAATAAACTCATTTCGATTTTCATGGCATCTGTCCACCATAGAGTATGAATATCCAAAGACACTTGCCAAAGCTTCAGCTGCTGCAGCGCCAAAAGTTGCATGTCCGGACGGATAAGCAGGAAAATCCGGTGTAATACTGCTTTCTCCTGTTAACGGATTTTCCAGATTCGTTTCCCATTTGTCATCTATTACTCTTCTGATATAGGTTTCAGGTCGTTCTATATTGTAATGATATTTTGAATTCCAGCAACCAATCGCTGCATCGTTAAGTGCAACCCCGATTTTTGTGTTTGCAACCAAAGCTAGCTCCAAATTTGACTTTTCATATACGTATACCTGATTGGCAATAGCGAGCCATCTTGCAGGTGGACTGAAAGTTAATTCCAACAAGTCATCACTCCAGAACTCAGCTACCCATTCTGCCTGATATGACATCGTGGGTGTGTTTTGTGCATATACTTCTAATGCTTGTGCATAAAGCTGTGAATTATTGTTTTCGCTGAAGTTAAGTGGTGGTCTGCAAATTTTCAGATCCGGACCTATGGCAAAAGAGCGGCCTTTTCCAAAGTCAGGAAATAAGCCGTTTTTATCATTTATTCTGGTTGGTTTCCAATCTCCGTTCTTAATAAATTTTGTAGTCCAATCATAATCCCTGGTAGGATCAAGATAATAATCATGATTTACAATGTCTGTTTTTGACCATTCCCAAATAGCAGCCGCAACTGCCTCTCCATGATTTTTCGATCTTGCGTAAATGTCATCACCTACTTCGTTGACAAAGTTGGTAGCATTTTTATTGAAAACAACATCTATCTGCGACGAATGATCAGGACGGATAAATGGAAAAAACCTTTTGTACAAATAAGCATTACTTGCATTAATTACTGAAGGCCAGTGATATTCCTGCCCCTTAAAAGTAGTCGGTAAATTTATATTTACAAAGTTATTGATGATTGACTTGTGATTGACCATCCCGGGAACACAGGCTTCGTATGCAGAAAGATTGATATATGCCATCGCTCTTGCTGTAGGACATGGTCTGTAACCTTCAGCGTATCTGTCTATTTCCAGATATAAATCATTCCACTCATGGACAATTTTATGACTGTAATCTTCTGCTTTACTTAATTCATTTACTTCTTCAACTATATCTTTCTTACAGGAACTAACTAAAATACTCAGAACTGCAAAAGTGAAAATTAATCGTAAATACTTGTTCATGGTGGTGAAAATTTAAATCATGGACTAAATAAGCCACAAAATTAGAATTCTTTGTGGTTTTATCACATTTTTTACCTTTGAAAATTTTTATTCAATATCATTTTTTTTAGAAACAGTAATCAAGTAGGACATTTAGTTGTAATATCAGGTATTAGAAGTGCAATTTGGAAAGAACATTTCTTTTTAAAGATACTCTCACTATCTTTGCAAAATCATTTTACAAAATTTCGTCTATGGTTCATTATTTGACTGATCTTGGAAATAGTTGCCGAAATGCAATTCAACAAATTTTTCATATCGAAATCCAACCTGAACTGATTCAGTTCAATCAGACAAAACCCGAATTTGAAGGAGAGTTTACTCTCGTTGTATTTCCTTTAGTAAAATTAATTGGTAAGTCCCCTGAGTTTATAGGTGGTGAATTGGGGGCATGGTTGGTTAATAATGATGATACGGTCAGTAATTATAATGTTGTGAAAGGATTTCTGAACATCATTCTTTCCTCAGATTTTTGGCTGAAAGTACTCGAAACTATAGATTCAGATGTTAATTTTGGAAGATTTCCTTCTACTGGTAAAAGAGTAATGGTTGAATTTTCGTCTCCAAATACCAATAAACCTTTACACCTTGGACACATCCGCAATATTCTGTTGGGGTGGTCATGCAGTAGAATTCTGGAAGCAAATGGGTACGAAGTTATCAAAACACAGGTAATAAATGACCGTGGTATTGCAATCTGTAAAAGTATGCTGGCTTGGCAAAAATTCGGAGAAAATAAAACACCTGATTCAACGGGTATAAAAAGTGATCATTTTGTAGGCGATTATTATGTGCTGTTTGAGAAAAAATTTCAGGAAGAATATTCAGAATGGCAAAACTCAATGAATGCTGTCTCCATCTTCAATGATCAGAAAAAAACCGATCAATCCGAGCAGGATTTTTTCAAAGCTTTCAAAAATACGTACTTTAATCAATATAGTAAATTAGGCGCTGAAGCAAGGAAAATGCTGCTGGAATGGGAAGCAAAAGAAGAAAATATCATAAGCCTTTGGAGAAAAATGAACGGTTGGGTATATGATGGTTTTGAGAAAACTTATCAGATGCTCGGAGTTTGTTTTGATGTTGTTTATTATGAATCGGATACATATTTATTAGGTAAAAAAGCAGTAGAATCCGGATTGGAAAGAAATGTTTTTTATAAAGAAACAGATGGGAGTGTCTGGATAAATCTGGAAGATGCCGGTATGGACAAAAAAGTTGTCCTGCGTAGCGACGGCACTTCTGTTTATATTACCCAGGATATCGGAACAGCTCAGCAAAGATATGCTGACTATAATATAAACGCTATGGTTTATACTGTGGCAGATGAACAGGATTATCATTTTAAGGTGCTTTTCGAAATACTAAAAAGGCTGAAAGAACCGTATGCGGGCAGTCTTTTTCACCTTTCTTATGGAATGGTTGACCTTCCTACCGGCAAAATGAAGTCCCGGGAAGGCACGGTAGTAGATGCCGACGATCTGATTGAAGAAGTAACTTCAGAAGTAAAACAAGGTGCTTCTGAAAGGGGAGAGTTGAGCCATTTGTCTATAGATCAACAAAATGATATCATTAGAAAAATTGCACTTGGAGCTCTAAAATATTTTATTATAAAAGTATCTCCCAGAAAGCGTATGATTTTTGATCCGAAAGAGTCGGTTGATATGCAAGGTCAGACCGGACCTTATATTCAGAATGCACATGTAAGAATTAACTCAATACTTAGAAAAGCCGGTAAACCTGATGAAAAAATAAAAATCAGTCGATATGCAATGAATGACCCTGAAAAAATGTTGCTCAGGTCATTGTCTGAGTATCCTGAAATTCTCAGGGAAGCAGGACAAAATCTCGACCCGTCTGCAATAGCAAATTATTGTTATGCTCTTGCTAAACAATTTCACCGGTACTATCACGATGTAAGGATTCTGAATGCAGAGTCAGAAGATGCTAAAATATTCAGAT
The genomic region above belongs to Saprospiraceae bacterium and contains:
- a CDS encoding vanadium-dependent haloperoxidase, with protein sequence MNKYLRLIFTFAVLSILVSSCKKDIVEEVNELSKAEDYSHKIVHEWNDLYLEIDRYAEGYRPCPTARAMAYINLSAYEACVPGMVNHKSIINNFVNINLPTTFKGQEYHWPSVINASNAYLYKRFFPFIRPDHSSQIDVVFNKNATNFVNEVGDDIYARSKNHGEAVAAAIWEWSKTDIVNHDYYLDPTRDYDWTTKFIKNGDWKPTRINDKNGLFPDFGKGRSFAIGPDLKICRPPLNFSENNNSQLYAQALEVYAQNTPTMSYQAEWVAEFWSDDLLELTFSPPARWLAIANQVYVYEKSNLELALVANTKIGVALNDAAIGCWNSKYHYNIERPETYIRRVIDDKWETNLENPLTGESSITPDFPAYPSGHATFGAAAAEALASVFGYSYSMVDRCHENRNEFIGVPRPFSSFEEMANENGWSRIPLGVHYRMDSEEGVRYGKEIGRKVNNLSWKK
- a CDS encoding arginine--tRNA ligase; this encodes MVHYLTDLGNSCRNAIQQIFHIEIQPELIQFNQTKPEFEGEFTLVVFPLVKLIGKSPEFIGGELGAWLVNNDDTVSNYNVVKGFLNIILSSDFWLKVLETIDSDVNFGRFPSTGKRVMVEFSSPNTNKPLHLGHIRNILLGWSCSRILEANGYEVIKTQVINDRGIAICKSMLAWQKFGENKTPDSTGIKSDHFVGDYYVLFEKKFQEEYSEWQNSMNAVSIFNDQKKTDQSEQDFFKAFKNTYFNQYSKLGAEARKMLLEWEAKEENIISLWRKMNGWVYDGFEKTYQMLGVCFDVVYYESDTYLLGKKAVESGLERNVFYKETDGSVWINLEDAGMDKKVVLRSDGTSVYITQDIGTAQQRYADYNINAMVYTVADEQDYHFKVLFEILKRLKEPYAGSLFHLSYGMVDLPTGKMKSREGTVVDADDLIEEVTSEVKQGASERGELSHLSIDQQNDIIRKIALGALKYFIIKVSPRKRMIFDPKESVDMQGQTGPYIQNAHVRINSILRKAGKPDEKIKISRYAMNDPEKMLLRSLSEYPEILREAGQNLDPSAIANYCYALAKQFHRYYHDVRILNAESEDAKIFRLTLCRNVSKVLNSAMDLLGIEMPERM